The region TCACCTTTCCAAGAGAACAGCTTACTCTTTTCCAGTAAAGAGATATTTAAAGAGAGCaaatgatttttagttttaaccAATAGCCAGTTATGTGGTTTATGAGGTTTGAGATAGCACCTAATAATCAATATGTGATAGTAAATTGATAGAATGATGTAGAATGATGGAACAGCAGAGTCCAATGTATTTGTGTGGCATACTAACGCTAGcaagatttaatgttttctggctttaaaatgtgacaaactttaaatcaaaactaattTTTCTTCTGCTATAATGTGTGGACAGACACACATAACACCgaacaacacaaaatatttgagCCAAGCTGGATTATAATGCCAAGAAAGGCATggttacaaaaagtaaaaaaaaaaaaaaaaaatcaaatgccTGAATTTTACTAGATATATATGTAATATTcttgctttgtttaaatgtattttacattacatcATTTTGTTACATCTTGCATAAAAAGTGGttatacattttttgtacaaaCACTTACTGTAGTCCCTGTGAAGACATTTAAAACTCATTGCATCTTTAAGTGTGAAGAAAACAATCCGTGTTCATTGGAGAGGCCATTTGATTAATCTAACATGCAGGCTACACAAAATGTTAgcatatttaattcatttaaggCAGATTCACATTTAAGCTATTACTGCATTAGTAGCTAATTCATTAAATTACAATATGTATTCAAACTGTTCATGGTTCTGATTAAATCCACTTGTGTTCTAATTCATTAACCACAGTCTAACTCATGTTGCCACAATAATGTTTTCAGTGGACtaacttctttttaaaactacaaacaagCACTTGTTTTTTATGCTGGTAAAGAGTTGATCCATGGTGATCTTTTGGAAGAAATTGAGTTAACAAGTTGGACATTTGCACCCCAACCTGCAGACTCACAGCTAACCCTTTGCTGAATTTCACAAATACTGATGTGCATCTCTGAAGACTGTATAAGAAAACTAAGTTTACAACCCCCAGTTCAGCTACGTTCAACAAGTTTACATCTTGCTTTGCCACTCTGTTgcgtttttttctcttcaataattttcttggtttaaaaagtgaaataattgcTTCCAAAATGAATGGAGAAAAAGCTCttatataaattttatttcaagctCCTGTTGACTTAATTGACTGGAAAAGACACTATAAAAAGAAACCGGAGGAGTTTACAGCTTAGGGAACTCCTTAGAGGTATATGAAAAATAGCTCTAAATGGCAAGCAGCAATGATTCATTTAATTGATCCCCCTTGACTTATTTcctctgaacatttttagcagAATCATTTCCCTAAAGCAAGACTTTATATTGAATAGTTACTGTCTTAATCTTTCAGTAACTGCCGTGTGAAAAGGGACatagatatgtgtgtgtgctgtagAAAACCGTCTGACAGGATTAACAAGAACAGAcaagtaagaaaaagaaaaatcattaaaaaaatactttttacaagTGATAAAGTAGGGAGCTTCAGCTTTCTATGTATAATCTGTTCAGTATAAGAGCAGGGAAGCTCGGTTCAAAGAGCAAACTGCAATACTCACATTGTGCTGTGCTTGTGTTGTGTTGTGATGGATTACAAAGACGAACAGctataagtaaataaaagacCAGCATCACCTTCCCATGCATCTGGAGTTTGCATAATGTGATTTCCAGCCGAGCAAAGGGTTTATAAATCAACTCAGAGAACAACACTGGATCCAGGTAGGCTTAATCAGGAGAAAGTGGAACAGCTGTGGAGGAGAGCAAAACAGGAAGATTGAGAGAAGgtcataaaataaacacagaattaGTCGAAATAGACAGAAAGCGAACTATAAACCAAGGGGTAAAAAGCTAACACTGATCTAAGAGAATGAACTAAAATACACAGCGAACACAACACAAGAAAGAACTAACTCCAAAATGGAAATACCTTAGTGACAACAATGAACAACAGAGAATGAACTGAATATGACAAGACCTTATGgatagaaataaacaaagaaatgattgGAAAACTAACACAAAACCTAAACACCTCAGGGTTGTGTGTTTGCCAATTAAAGAATGaatatttccactaaataagCATTCCCAATAATTGTCTAATCACACTAAATTGCTAAATCAATTGTTTtggaaagcaaaaatgaaagtttattatGAATAGAATGAATTCTAAAAGAGAAATTAGTTTATACAAACAGCACAAGTTTTCAGGTTGCAGGTAACTAGAATAAGAGCAAGAACGCAGACATTATGAGTGACGGAGAAAAGAGGATTTTCTGTCTGATGGCCAGGCAGAGGCTAATCCTGGACCGGTAGCTTCGTCCGTTTCTGATCCCTTCACATTCTTCAGGCTGCACTCACTTTGCAGATCAAGCCTCTCTGAACTGAGCTCCAGGAAACTCTCCGGACCTCTTCTTCTTTTCAGCTGAGCAAAGGTAAGTGATGAGATTTGTAATTAAACTTTTGATTGTTTGCTTCTGAAATCTGTGCTCACCTATGTCTTGTAGCCTAAAGTGGATCCATTTTCTCTTGAAGAGGTCCATAAGTCTCACAgtacaactgaaaaacctgaCTTTATCTTTTAAAACACGCACAGTATAAAATTGGATCatcatttaaactttatttattcatgaacTGTGGTCATCTACAGGCTATTTGAGATAAAAGCTTAATATTCTTATATTATACAGCACTCAACATGACTGCGCTCTTTCATTCAGCTAAAGGTAGCTCATTGGATGAACATTTACTGTCCATTCGTACACAGCAGACAATTGTATTAGAGTCTTTTAAGCTGCCTACTGTTCACAAGTGTCAGCCATCTGTTGGCTACTATTGTCTTAAAAGCATTCTTTCTCAAACATCCAGTTGTGTTACTTACACTTTCTGTATGTGGTTCAACATAAAAATTTCTACAACTAATCgttttaaaagtaaatgacTGTAATGTTgccttttaatatttaaacaaaggTCACAGGGCACTGGTGCCTAACCCCTTTACTTTTCTCTCCTCATGTAACCTTCAAATCTGGGATGAGAATCCTAACTAATCCCCTTTTTATAATCTCTTTAAGGGGGGCATTTTACTTAATTTCCTGACCTTCGTGTGAGTTTTACCCCACTTTATGCTGACCCCTGACCCACTATATGCCTTCAGTCACTTTGTCTTTTTACTttacttgttttctgttttctctgtgaCTAAATTGCGGctcatttacttttttgtgcTTCCAAAATTGTCCTGACTGTTTGTTCATAgcttcatatttttgttctgttcacCTTTCTCTCTGATCCAATCTGGTAACTGTTTAACTCCACCTTCACCGGTCCACTCACTGTatcactttcttttcttctggCTTGTCTTGCATAAGCGTAGCTGGCCATCTCAGCAAGTTAAAACGGATCTTGCAGTGTGCAGGCCTGATTCCAAATCTAAGATAGCACTTTGGCATTACTCAATATCAAAAACTGTGAATACGTTAGTAGAATTTCGACCGTGCTGCAAACTTTCACGTTTTGCAGTTGTGTTATTctgttattcattttgttttactctaAAACAGCAGCTCCTCTTTCAGTATCCAATCACAAACCAACTGATCAGCTGAGCTGGAGACTTTCTCAGGGTGGCCAATCAGAGAGCTTCTGTCTGCTTCAGGAATAATCTCATCATGCAGGCTGAAGGTGTATCTGCCACCTAAAGATCTGATAGCCTAATGCAATTAGGAGTTTTATCACACCTGAAAAGATATATGTCaatgaaactaaattaaattaaactaacaTCTTCCactcaaacacaaaaataattcataataacattgatttaaaattttaactcaaatatttttatcttttaaacaGTTATTATAAGAGTCTTTTGGTGATATAATTTATGTGCTACTACTTTTACTAGACGTGTAAATAtcatttatactttttatttgtttgggaaaaaatacaaaatcatcaGTTCCACATGTACTGGCCTTATTGTGCATATtttatgtgggtttttttttacttacacaCAATTTTGTAGAAACACTGCAGTTGTCAATTGAGCAACCTGTGTACAGTCTGTTTCCAATTATCTACTTACTCATTGTCTGTGACCTTTGTGCACAGTTCAACCAAATGAACACGCAAACACTACACCTGACATTTATAGCAAACAAGTCAGATATTTAATCTAAAGCAGTTGGGATGGATTCAAAATTGCTCAAGGatctaacatttaatttatgttattaattgatagtttaatttaacttttatgcTGTAAAGTTTGCAAAACGTCACACTgaccttttatttctttgccaGGAAATACCTTGACCAAATAACTATGGCGAACTCTTTCACCCGTATGATAACTGGTCGTAACACAGCAGTGATGATGGCCATGGGAGCCGGCACTTTGGCATCTGCATTTCTTCTCAATGACAgcactgctgcagctgaaaggAGGAGGTTCTATCCCCCAAGGTGCATTTCtggaaagtgttttttaaacCTTCAAAAACGAAGCAGTATTAGATTTAGCGGACTAGATAGTTACAGCCTCACATTTTAGCACATATTGGAGACTCTGACTAATTAACGGTAAAGGTAAACCTCTTTGtacagcatttatttatatgttttccaAAGAACTACTTATTTCATTTGCCTTTTCTACGTTGGCTCTTTTAGTCAAGGAAActgtattttctcaaaattacaCCTAATCAATTACTAATTAATTTCCAGTGCTGATTACCCTGACCTGAGGAAGCACAACAATTGCATGGCAGCAGCAATGACCCCGACCATTTATGCTCGTCTGAGGGACAAGGCAACGCCCAACAATTGGACCGTGGATCAGTGCATCCAGACTGGAGTGGACAACCCTGGACACCCCTTCATTAAAACTGTGGGCATGGTGGCTGGGGATGAAGAAAGCTACGAGGTTGGACATTGTATCCAAACCATTCTTTGCTTTCAgtatcattttaaaagttttgtgaagatcaagtgtttttttttttttaaatcaggtgtTTGCGGAGCTCTTTGATCCTGTTATTAAGGATAGACACAATGGATATGACCCTCGTACCATGAAGCACCCCACTGATCTGGATTCTTCCAAGGTGACACACAGACAATGTGtttacattacaaatgtgtgcaaatctttgtctgtattctactgtcaaaaaaacacaactgccataagaaattaaattaaaataatctgcgaataagcttgttcacgtgataagtcatttaaaatcaTGTCAGAgacagatgtaaacagttacatgagataaATTCATATTTCAGCCGGCTCATCATCCACCAGCCATCAGGAAGATTTTGGCATCTCATTCAGGCATTGAAGTGACAATCCCCTTAAACTTGGGAGCCAAATGTAAACGCCATTTTGGCAATTTTACAGAAGAtctatggattcaacacgtttgaatgacacaactttttataaactgtgtgatgctgtgagattTCTGGTGGAGCCAGATGCACATTGTCCACAAacacgaagaaaaaaaaacccaacacgCACCTCTATCTCATGCTACTTCCTGtagtcttcttcgtggttttcGCCTTCAACGTCCAGCTGCTGATCACATGACTCATGTGATGcggaattattttttttttccattacggTTTTGTGAAACACATCGGGTTTGttatggctgaaaaaccacctcagtCTAGTGCTAAAAACCTGTTAGCGAAAatcatgagtttttttttttatttattattggcATATTGCCAATATGCAAACTTATTTTCGTCATTACAATTTGCGCAATTTCATGGTCGGTACAGTGTAATTCTGTTTTCTCAGGTCACCTCAGGAATGTTCGACGAGCGCTACGTGTTGTCATCCCGTGTGCGCACCGGGCGCAGCATTCGCGGACTGAGCCTCCCACCTGCGTGCACACGGTCCGAGCGCCGCGAGGTGGAGCGTGTGGTTGTCACTGCCCTTTCTGGCCTGAAAGGAGAACTGGCCGGCCGATACTACAGCCTGGGAGAGATGACTGAGAGAGAGCAACAGCAGCTTATCGACGTCAGTACCCAACAGGGCAACGCTGCTCTTTCTTCTGCTGTTGATGCTGTCTAATGTCCCCGCCAATTATTCTGTCTCTTCGCTGGCCAAACAggagcacttcctgtttgataAACCTGTATCACCTTTGCTCACGGCAGCTGGAATGGCCAGAGACTGGCCTGATGCTCGTGGTATCTGGTAAGCAAAAAGCAATAGACTGTAGAGGAAACTCCACTTTTAAGCTCAGAGTATCTGTAAAGCCTGAGGAGTCTGCATCAGTATTTGAGAAACTCAGTTAGTGACCTTCTAGCTTTGTAAAGGGATTGTATTTACTTTTTGTACTTGTTAATACAGACGACAATCTGATATATTTAGTCTTATCTCAGTGTTGGTCCCATATGGACTGATACTAAGTTGGCTATGCTCACAATAGATGTGTGGCAAAGGACCCACTTAGATTCACAAATAAGCCAGCAACAATTAGGCACTCTAAttaatatgtttattatttagataatttgtttaatttatggtGTACGTCTAGAACACCATGTGAGtctgttcatgtttttacacAGCAATTTTCTGCTTTGAACCTATTAAGGCGAATAATGGAGGACATATTATGTAATCTATGGACAGTCACAATATTTCTAGAATAAGAATATACAATAACACAAGTACTAATCATTGTAATCATCATAGTATTTAGCAAAATTATTTCCCTTTTGAAAACATATCTAATTCCTGTTTGAAATTTTagcataataaaacaatattttggcTAGAGACAAGTATGACTGTAGAGTCTTCCTTGAAAAAAGTAGTAATGTGTCAGAATGATCTACACAGGATACTGAAATAGTTTTGCCCCTATGGGTTACTTTTAGTCAGGCCTAGTGGGCCCCATACAAGAAGCCCATATTGTAAACCAAATTTGATCCATCCTGCCTGAGAAAAATACATGTAGGGTCACACATAAATGATAGGAAGAACAAGTACTAGATTTGGTACATTGAATCTTTGCATCTGAAATACTTAAAGCACTTGttctgaactgtttttttttaatttagtcacTTATGTACATCCTCCCCTCTGGTTTCTCAATTAGAATATGTACAAACAACAATGTGTGTCCTTTTATGTGGCGCACAACATTTGATGTGAACTTACATTATAAGATCATAATGTACAGAGAGAAGTGTGATTAGATGAGACTCCATTGGGTTTTATCCTGACACTTTTTACCCAGACAAAGACCAGTGATACACTGAAAATGGTTTTATGATCTACATACAaccattttctgatttaaagtcTTCTTGTAAGTTTTTCCTTGTTTGTCATCACACTGTATAAAAAGTCACTGTAGAATTTACAGTAACTCACTGGCAATAGGATTGCTAGccagttactgtaattttattagttttactgtaatttttattactATCTTACTGTAATTTGATTAGTGTTActataatttctttaaaatagcaCAGTAATTGTATAACATGGTTACTGtgatttcatcacatttttataataaaattacagtagtCCTGTAGTAGAATTAcaaaaagttgtaattttacagtagtTGATGAAATTGCACACTTTGCtagcttttaaaagtttaaatat is a window of Xiphophorus hellerii strain 12219 chromosome 12, Xiphophorus_hellerii-4.1, whole genome shotgun sequence DNA encoding:
- the LOC116730428 gene encoding creatine kinase U-type, mitochondrial-like, producing the protein MANSFTRMITGRNTAVMMAMGAGTLASAFLLNDSTAAAERRRFYPPSADYPDLRKHNNCMAAAMTPTIYARLRDKATPNNWTVDQCIQTGVDNPGHPFIKTVGMVAGDEESYEVFAELFDPVIKDRHNGYDPRTMKHPTDLDSSKVTSGMFDERYVLSSRVRTGRSIRGLSLPPACTRSERREVERVVVTALSGLKGELAGRYYSLGEMTEREQQQLIDEHFLFDKPVSPLLTAAGMARDWPDARGIWHNNEKNFLIWINEEDHTRVISMEKGGNMKRVFERFCRGLKKVEHLIQERGWEFMWNERMGYILTCPSNLGTGLRAGVHIRLPLLSKDPRFKKILENLRLQKRGTGGVDTAATGDTFDISNLDRLGKSEVELVQLVIDGVNYLIECEKRLERGQDIKIPSPIAQFKR